The following coding sequences are from one Mesorhizobium onobrychidis window:
- a CDS encoding NAD-dependent epimerase/dehydratase family protein has protein sequence MTQSILVTGGAGNIGSALTRALVKLPQTQVVVADNLSTGSRDKVQIDAGNLTVVKADANDFDDISSLFYRFHFTHVFHFAAVVGVQRTLANPLLVLRDITGIENVLRLCKNTGAERVYFASSSEVYGEPFEFPQNESTTPLNSRLPYAVVKNLGEVYLRTFQREFGLPFTIFRFFNTYGPRQSEDFVLPRFVRAAQRGEPLTIYGDGSQTRTFCYVDDTVDACIAVHRTRAHENEVINVGSDVEMSIRQLAEFVIEVLGSSSKLEFRPPLAEGDMTRRCPDTNKMKAILNRPLVPLEEGIRRLADHLSRPEDRPALRRVA, from the coding sequence ATGACGCAATCGATCCTGGTAACTGGTGGAGCGGGCAATATCGGCAGTGCCCTCACTCGCGCGTTGGTCAAGCTACCTCAGACCCAGGTGGTCGTCGCTGACAACCTGTCGACCGGAAGTCGAGACAAGGTACAAATAGACGCGGGCAATCTGACCGTGGTAAAGGCGGATGCGAACGATTTCGACGACATCTCATCGTTGTTCTACCGCTTCCATTTCACCCACGTCTTCCATTTCGCAGCCGTGGTCGGTGTGCAGCGGACTTTGGCAAATCCGTTGCTCGTGCTGCGCGACATCACCGGTATCGAGAACGTGCTGAGGCTATGCAAGAACACCGGCGCCGAGCGTGTCTACTTCGCTTCGTCATCGGAGGTGTATGGCGAGCCTTTCGAGTTTCCTCAAAACGAGAGCACCACGCCGCTTAACTCACGTCTGCCGTATGCAGTGGTGAAGAATCTTGGAGAGGTCTATCTGCGCACTTTTCAGCGTGAGTTTGGACTGCCATTTACCATTTTTCGCTTCTTCAACACCTACGGACCACGTCAGAGCGAGGATTTCGTTCTGCCGCGATTTGTGCGTGCAGCCCAGCGCGGCGAGCCCCTGACGATTTACGGGGACGGTTCTCAGACCCGCACCTTCTGCTATGTCGACGACACGGTTGACGCTTGCATCGCGGTTCATCGAACGCGCGCGCACGAGAACGAAGTGATCAACGTTGGCAGCGACGTGGAAATGAGCATTCGACAGCTGGCCGAGTTTGTCATCGAAGTGCTGGGCTCGTCATCGAAGTTGGAATTCCGACCGCCCCTTGCGGAGGGCGACATGACGCGCCGCTGTCCTGACACGAACAAGATGAAGGCTATATTGAACCGTCCCCTGGTGCCGCTCGAAGAGGGCATTCGCCGCCTCGCCGACCACCTCTCCCGACCGGAAGACCGCCCTGCACTTAGAAGAGTCGCCTGA
- a CDS encoding lipopolysaccharide biosynthesis protein — protein MTSIGAKIVSGAAWAAVETWGRQAAMFAVFVVLARHLGPEAFGLAALSMVVPVILAVPVTIGIPEALIQHPKIEPLHFDSAFWLLTATGAVISGLIWMSAGLIAAAFGQPILEDLIRWSSVVVVIQALSSVPAAVLKRQLEFRLFALRTLAGTVVGGTLGIVLAIAGFGVWSMIWMHLAKAAVETAVLLLGSSWRPGLTFSYAKVRDLLGFGGPLIVQTFWSFLNEEIPKVLLGTFLGPHAVGVYALARRPLDLLVQVFLSPLMAVTMPTVARIQDQPEKIDRFFNTTVRMAGIAGFPAFIGFAAIAPIAVPFIFGPQWASGVVAVQILMLLGLQRTIDSLCAFTILAMGHSRLILKLNIAYSVVATMLLSVTAQISLEMTMVALVACSLVLLPIFLFYAQRIARIDVLRPLEIFPRLALAALLMFGAVSAWLRSAPEHAAQETLLIGAIVLGASVYGTALFVLVRSDLFNARDLFLRLRG, from the coding sequence ATGACATCGATCGGCGCGAAGATTGTCAGCGGCGCAGCCTGGGCAGCAGTCGAAACATGGGGTCGGCAAGCAGCCATGTTTGCCGTTTTTGTCGTATTGGCCAGGCATCTCGGACCTGAAGCATTCGGCCTCGCCGCCCTCTCCATGGTTGTACCCGTCATTCTTGCTGTTCCGGTCACGATCGGAATACCGGAGGCACTCATCCAGCATCCTAAAATTGAGCCCTTACACTTTGACTCGGCTTTCTGGCTTCTCACCGCGACCGGCGCGGTGATTAGCGGGCTCATCTGGATGTCTGCCGGTTTGATTGCTGCAGCGTTCGGACAGCCCATTCTCGAAGATCTCATCCGCTGGAGCAGCGTGGTCGTCGTAATTCAGGCCCTCTCGTCGGTACCTGCGGCTGTGTTGAAGCGCCAACTCGAGTTCCGCTTGTTCGCGTTGCGTACACTTGCCGGCACCGTCGTCGGCGGCACACTCGGCATCGTCTTGGCAATAGCCGGTTTCGGCGTATGGAGCATGATTTGGATGCACCTTGCAAAAGCGGCTGTGGAAACCGCTGTCCTTCTCCTTGGCAGTTCTTGGCGGCCCGGTCTGACCTTCTCCTATGCAAAGGTTCGTGACCTATTAGGATTTGGCGGCCCGCTTATCGTCCAGACTTTTTGGAGTTTTTTGAACGAGGAAATTCCAAAGGTCCTACTCGGTACGTTCCTCGGCCCCCATGCGGTCGGAGTCTATGCTCTCGCCCGTCGTCCGCTCGACCTTCTGGTGCAAGTATTCCTCAGTCCGCTGATGGCTGTCACTATGCCCACCGTGGCACGGATTCAAGATCAACCCGAAAAGATCGACCGTTTCTTCAACACGACCGTCCGCATGGCCGGGATAGCGGGATTTCCTGCGTTCATAGGATTTGCCGCGATCGCACCGATCGCGGTTCCCTTTATCTTCGGCCCGCAATGGGCCAGCGGGGTCGTCGCTGTCCAGATTCTCATGCTGCTGGGCCTGCAACGCACGATTGACAGCCTCTGCGCGTTTACGATCCTTGCAATGGGTCACTCCAGGTTGATCCTGAAGTTGAACATAGCCTACTCTGTTGTCGCAACGATGCTGTTGTCCGTCACTGCGCAGATCAGCCTTGAGATGACAATGGTGGCGCTCGTAGCCTGCAGCCTGGTCCTCCTACCAATCTTCCTCTTCTACGCTCAGCGCATCGCGCGTATCGACGTGCTGAGACCCCTTGAGATCTTCCCACGACTGGCTCTCGCCGCCCTCCTGATGTTCGGCGCCGTCAGCGCGTGGCTACGCAGCGCGCCTGAGCACGCCGCCCAGGAGACGCTCCTTATTGGCGCAATTGTCCTTGGAGCCTCTGTCTATGGTACGGCTCTCTTTGTGCTGGTGCGCTCTGACCTGTTCAATGCGCGAGACTTGTTCCTCAGGCTTCGCGGCTAG
- a CDS encoding nucleotide sugar dehydrogenase, which produces MQTAPDLQELVNRIRTRDYTIGIMGLGYVGLPLAMISLDAGFKVIGFDIDASRVALLNRGETGIDHLPGAAIKVAVDSKRFRATSDFADLSEPDAILIAVPTPLTKNREPNLSFVENSARAIAERLRPGQLVVLESTTWPGTTREVVQPLLEATNLSLGKDFFLAYSPERVDPGNDVHTTATVAKVIGADDPSSLQVAKELYDQIIVQTVPVASTATAEAVKLTENIFRSVNIALVNELKVIFDRMGIDVWEVIEAAKTKPFGYMAFYPGPGLGGHCIPIDPFYLTWKAREYEVTTRFIELAGEINTNMPHYVVARLVEALDQRASRGLSGSRILVIGMSYKKNVGDTRESPSLKLIDIMERRGAVVDYHDPYVPEIPGTREYATLAGRSSVDICASSLASYDAVVISTDHDAIDWQNITKHAKLVLDTRNACARSQSRTDNVVKA; this is translated from the coding sequence ATGCAGACTGCTCCAGACCTTCAGGAACTGGTTAACCGCATCCGAACGCGGGACTACACCATTGGCATCATGGGCCTCGGCTACGTTGGTTTGCCGCTCGCCATGATCTCGCTGGACGCGGGGTTCAAAGTCATCGGTTTCGACATCGACGCGTCTCGGGTTGCACTTCTTAACCGCGGAGAAACCGGCATAGATCATTTGCCTGGTGCTGCCATCAAAGTGGCTGTCGACAGCAAGCGGTTTCGCGCCACCAGCGATTTCGCCGACCTAAGCGAACCCGACGCGATCTTGATAGCGGTGCCAACGCCGCTTACCAAAAACCGGGAGCCGAACCTGTCGTTCGTCGAAAACAGCGCACGTGCGATCGCGGAGCGGCTGCGCCCTGGTCAACTTGTCGTTCTGGAGTCGACGACCTGGCCAGGAACGACGCGAGAGGTCGTGCAGCCGCTGCTCGAGGCGACGAATCTTTCTCTAGGAAAGGACTTTTTTCTCGCCTATTCGCCCGAACGGGTGGACCCAGGCAACGACGTACACACCACCGCCACAGTTGCAAAGGTGATAGGCGCCGACGACCCATCGTCCCTACAGGTTGCCAAGGAACTGTACGACCAGATCATCGTGCAAACCGTTCCCGTGGCCTCCACCGCAACGGCAGAGGCTGTGAAGCTGACCGAGAACATATTTCGCTCTGTGAACATTGCGTTGGTCAATGAGCTAAAGGTGATTTTTGACAGGATGGGCATCGACGTCTGGGAGGTGATCGAAGCCGCCAAGACCAAGCCGTTCGGATATATGGCGTTTTATCCAGGCCCAGGCCTCGGCGGGCACTGCATCCCGATCGACCCATTCTACCTGACATGGAAGGCAAGAGAGTACGAAGTAACAACGCGCTTCATCGAACTTGCCGGTGAAATCAACACGAACATGCCGCATTATGTGGTCGCCCGCCTTGTGGAGGCGTTGGACCAGCGAGCCAGCCGCGGCCTGAGCGGTTCGCGGATCTTGGTGATCGGGATGTCCTACAAGAAAAACGTGGGTGACACACGAGAAAGCCCATCGTTGAAGCTGATCGACATCATGGAGCGACGCGGGGCAGTCGTTGATTACCACGACCCCTATGTACCGGAAATACCCGGAACAAGAGAGTACGCCACCCTGGCAGGTCGCTCCTCTGTGGATATCTGCGCTAGCAGTTTGGCATCGTATGATGCCGTTGTCATCTCGACAGATCATGATGCGATTGATTGGCAGAACATCACCAAGCACGCAAAGCTGGTGCTCGATACCAGAAATGCTTGTGCGCGTAGTCAGTCACGCACCGACAACGTCGTAAAGGCATAA
- a CDS encoding acyltransferase family protein: MSDFDLRRPNALSFFRLLFASLVIISHSPELIDGNSNREVLKNIFGTLTSGQVAVYGFFFISGFLVLDSAMRSSIYAFMSRRVLRIVPGFVVAYLISISLVFWLGGGDFDELSPSQWAAKLSKMALLLNPAQVGSAFAGSHAPDVNGSLWTIAYEFRCYVLVAVVVFCLGRATLVFSIMSVSLAIILVSSISQGVYFRYDLGNFEPIGNVDDAVRFTMIFSIGALFQLLKENVRRSNRVALLCCILLIGGMCSERLAPLAVGVFGGYLLLYLAFLNESSVLNSINRRNDISYGVYLYAWPIQKLLIMYVPAITPMQLTILTLPIAVCAGFLSWHLVEKRAIHMRLPILRTA, encoded by the coding sequence ATGAGTGATTTCGACTTACGAAGGCCCAACGCTCTAAGCTTCTTCCGGCTACTCTTTGCGTCGCTTGTTATTATATCCCACTCGCCGGAACTTATAGATGGGAACTCGAATCGTGAGGTTCTGAAGAACATCTTCGGTACGTTGACCTCCGGCCAGGTGGCTGTTTACGGCTTCTTCTTCATTAGTGGCTTCCTCGTGCTCGACAGCGCTATGCGAAGCAGCATCTACGCCTTCATGTCCAGACGTGTACTTCGTATCGTTCCGGGATTTGTTGTGGCATACTTGATCAGCATTAGTCTGGTATTTTGGCTGGGAGGTGGTGACTTTGATGAACTATCTCCGAGCCAGTGGGCGGCTAAGCTTTCCAAAATGGCGCTCTTGCTGAACCCGGCGCAGGTAGGATCGGCGTTTGCCGGGTCCCATGCACCAGATGTTAATGGATCACTATGGACTATTGCATACGAGTTTCGCTGTTATGTGCTTGTGGCAGTCGTGGTATTCTGTCTCGGTCGCGCCACGCTTGTCTTTTCGATCATGTCAGTTTCACTGGCAATAATCCTGGTTAGTTCCATTTCGCAAGGTGTCTACTTTCGCTACGATCTTGGAAACTTTGAGCCCATCGGTAACGTGGACGATGCCGTACGTTTTACGATGATATTTTCCATTGGGGCGTTGTTTCAGCTGCTCAAGGAGAATGTGAGGAGGAGCAATCGGGTAGCGCTTTTGTGCTGTATCCTTCTCATAGGCGGGATGTGCTCGGAACGGCTAGCGCCCCTCGCAGTGGGCGTGTTTGGAGGTTATCTGCTCCTGTATTTGGCGTTTCTAAACGAGAGCAGCGTCTTAAATTCGATTAACCGAAGGAATGATATATCGTACGGCGTGTATCTCTACGCATGGCCGATTCAGAAGCTACTGATCATGTATGTTCCGGCAATCACGCCTATGCAGCTAACGATCTTGACCTTGCCTATAGCAGTCTGCGCGGGCTTTCTCAGCTGGCATCTTGTTGAGAAACGCGCGATCCATATGCGGCTGCCGATCCTCCGCACTGCATAA
- a CDS encoding FG-GAP repeat domain-containing protein codes for MFGRLIAVLMIGYTLASCEAAQGQGPAEEILESGLVFERKEIAPYSGDVKLVGDIDGDSRLDFVLGGFPEDAMSWWRWPDLVHTVIARPRVEFTTDGVLADIDGDGDPDIVTADGPDAVNLVWFENPRPNGNPTHGPSWKRREIGAVGSWGKDIKAADFDGDGLVDIVVRAPGEVMIFFQESPSSWTRVGLFFFNLGEEGMAIGDIDGDADVDLVLHGVWASNPGAAAARDAALWRSYELGPFNPAFKALVTDLDQDGRADILTSSSEHTDDVAWFQPLAGPTGRWIRHVIQPSVAGAHTLQAADMDGDGDNDVVVGQMHTTEERKLAIHYNIDGRGTRWARQVIDDVGLHNGVVADVDRDGDFDIYGANWVGNPPVRVWINRLDPPASVRLDRWTYHRITNGHVRSFGIAFSAMDGDDLTDIISGPFWYRQPSEAWNTEWERTPLAEGVDAVAALDLDGDGRGEVIAQRGGGRALHLVWLHAEDIEARRFEEHGIGEVPAASHELGSQGHALAQVVKGGKPELAVSSGGGVFYFQSPDDPTVEPWPRTRICAEASDEGIAFADIDGDGLLDLVATTGDAKTVAWWRNPGDGSPDWELRHVGKVPEMVYPDRVAAADLDGDGRADIVVTEENGKADSAKAYWWHNPGDSSSDWEQHEITSRGSLNSLSVSDMTGDGRPDLIMGEHRGALRLSSWHNLGGGRFIEQLVGEGMESHLGARTVDLDGDGDLDIVSIAWDAFEAIHVWRNDAVGEDADGDQKAR; via the coding sequence ATGTTCGGCCGCCTGATCGCGGTCCTGATGATCGGGTACACCCTCGCAAGTTGCGAGGCCGCTCAGGGACAGGGACCTGCCGAAGAAATTCTAGAGTCGGGTCTTGTTTTTGAACGCAAAGAGATTGCCCCCTATTCAGGAGACGTAAAGCTTGTTGGCGATATAGACGGCGATAGTCGACTAGATTTCGTTCTTGGCGGCTTCCCTGAGGATGCGATGTCTTGGTGGCGGTGGCCCGATCTGGTTCACACCGTAATCGCGAGGCCCCGCGTCGAGTTCACCACCGACGGCGTGCTTGCCGACATCGATGGGGACGGTGATCCCGACATCGTCACGGCCGATGGGCCCGATGCTGTCAATCTCGTCTGGTTCGAGAACCCGCGGCCGAATGGTAACCCGACCCACGGTCCCAGCTGGAAGCGTCGGGAAATCGGTGCAGTCGGCAGCTGGGGCAAAGACATCAAGGCGGCTGATTTCGACGGGGACGGCCTCGTTGATATCGTCGTTCGGGCGCCTGGCGAAGTGATGATTTTCTTCCAAGAAAGCCCCAGCTCCTGGACCCGCGTGGGCTTGTTCTTCTTCAACCTTGGCGAAGAGGGAATGGCAATCGGTGATATTGACGGCGATGCTGATGTCGATCTCGTCCTGCACGGAGTATGGGCGTCGAATCCAGGCGCAGCGGCAGCACGCGATGCAGCACTATGGCGCAGCTACGAGCTTGGTCCGTTCAATCCTGCATTCAAGGCGCTCGTCACCGACCTTGACCAGGACGGCCGCGCCGACATTCTGACTTCAAGTTCCGAGCACACTGACGACGTCGCCTGGTTCCAGCCGCTCGCCGGACCGACGGGCCGCTGGATCCGCCATGTCATTCAGCCTTCTGTCGCGGGCGCCCATACGCTGCAGGCAGCCGACATGGACGGAGACGGGGACAACGATGTCGTGGTCGGGCAGATGCATACGACCGAGGAGCGCAAACTCGCGATCCATTACAATATCGACGGGCGAGGAACGCGCTGGGCCCGTCAAGTGATCGACGATGTGGGTCTCCACAACGGCGTCGTCGCCGATGTCGACAGGGACGGCGATTTTGACATCTATGGGGCGAACTGGGTGGGCAACCCGCCTGTCAGAGTGTGGATCAATCGGCTGGATCCGCCTGCATCGGTCCGCCTCGACCGCTGGACCTATCATCGCATCACGAACGGGCACGTCCGCTCCTTTGGGATCGCTTTTTCCGCCATGGATGGTGATGATCTCACTGACATCATCTCGGGTCCGTTCTGGTACCGTCAACCGTCCGAAGCCTGGAACACAGAATGGGAACGGACCCCGCTTGCCGAGGGTGTGGACGCGGTCGCAGCCCTGGATCTCGATGGTGACGGGCGCGGGGAGGTCATAGCACAGCGCGGCGGAGGCAGGGCGCTGCACCTGGTGTGGCTCCATGCCGAGGACATTGAAGCGCGCCGCTTTGAAGAGCACGGGATCGGAGAGGTTCCCGCCGCCAGTCATGAGCTCGGCTCTCAGGGCCATGCGCTAGCCCAGGTCGTAAAAGGTGGGAAGCCGGAGCTGGCGGTCTCGAGTGGCGGTGGGGTTTTCTATTTTCAGAGTCCTGACGATCCAACAGTCGAGCCATGGCCGCGCACCCGCATCTGCGCCGAAGCGTCTGATGAAGGGATCGCATTCGCCGATATCGATGGCGACGGTCTACTTGACCTTGTCGCCACGACCGGCGATGCAAAGACGGTCGCATGGTGGCGCAATCCAGGTGACGGCTCGCCAGACTGGGAGCTTCGGCATGTTGGAAAAGTTCCTGAAATGGTCTATCCCGACCGCGTCGCGGCCGCCGATCTTGATGGCGATGGACGTGCGGACATCGTCGTGACCGAGGAAAATGGCAAAGCCGACAGCGCTAAGGCGTATTGGTGGCACAACCCCGGCGACAGCTCCTCCGACTGGGAGCAACACGAAATCACCTCGCGCGGTTCCCTTAATAGCCTTTCAGTGTCCGATATGACTGGGGACGGCAGGCCGGATCTTATCATGGGCGAGCATCGCGGCGCACTTCGCCTCTCGAGCTGGCATAATCTGGGTGGGGGACGGTTCATCGAGCAGCTGGTCGGCGAAGGGATGGAAAGCCATCTGGGAGCAAGGACGGTCGACCTCGACGGTGACGGGGATCTCGACATCGTGTCGATCGCATGGGACGCATTCGAAGCGATCCATGTCTGGCGGAATGACGCGGTCGGCGAGGATGCTGATGGCGACCAAAAGGCCCGCTGA
- a CDS encoding glycosyltransferase family 4 protein has product MKLVYVGQPYDRLFPPVQNSIGLIVYNTALRLGEGLQITLYGKHYRDDTVPADLPFAVRRAAARRDRALQRIIHQFPRLARWLRLDRKADDHSQYRNKVRRYLAVDQPDIVHLMNYWAWCRELKAASSSHRLVLEMQCEWLSQRDRDQVARQLKVVDAVVAVSDHIARTFRSAFPDYPGVVATVGNGVDVSYFRPSEQRASASTRTRRVILFVGRVSPEKGLHTLIEAFSEVAARFADVELRIAGPHSPLPADFLTSLSSDPRVTALSRFYDRWGNCKYREHLEELIESHGLRDRVHFVGNVPHKDLVATYHEADIVVNPSLSESFGISVVEGMACGIPVVGTRVGGMCESILAGSTGMLVEVDAPGELAQALITMLEDTVRASEMGSEGRNRAVELYSWEARAERLKSVYQKLRPGTPVHVSTKIVSH; this is encoded by the coding sequence ATGAAGCTCGTATACGTCGGTCAGCCGTACGATAGACTTTTTCCGCCTGTTCAAAACTCAATCGGTCTGATCGTCTACAATACGGCGCTGCGGCTCGGCGAGGGCCTGCAGATTACGCTCTATGGCAAGCATTATCGAGACGACACGGTGCCCGCGGACCTGCCGTTCGCGGTGCGGCGGGCTGCGGCGCGGCGTGACCGCGCGCTGCAGCGGATCATCCACCAGTTTCCGCGCCTGGCGCGCTGGCTGCGGCTGGATCGGAAGGCCGATGACCACTCGCAATATCGTAACAAGGTTCGTCGCTACCTCGCCGTCGATCAACCAGATATCGTCCATTTGATGAATTACTGGGCATGGTGCCGGGAACTGAAGGCAGCCAGCTCATCTCATCGGCTCGTGCTTGAGATGCAGTGTGAGTGGCTGTCACAGCGTGACCGCGATCAGGTGGCCCGTCAGCTCAAGGTGGTGGATGCGGTGGTCGCCGTCAGCGACCACATCGCAAGGACCTTTCGTTCTGCATTCCCGGACTATCCTGGCGTCGTTGCCACTGTCGGTAATGGCGTGGACGTTTCTTACTTTCGGCCGAGCGAGCAGCGGGCTTCCGCATCCACCAGAACCCGACGTGTCATCCTGTTCGTTGGGCGGGTGTCGCCAGAGAAGGGGCTTCACACACTGATCGAGGCCTTCAGTGAGGTTGCGGCCAGGTTCGCGGACGTGGAACTTCGGATCGCAGGGCCGCATTCTCCGCTTCCGGCGGATTTCCTGACCAGCCTCTCGTCGGATCCGCGGGTTACCGCGTTGAGCCGTTTCTACGATCGCTGGGGCAATTGCAAATATCGGGAACACTTAGAGGAACTCATCGAGAGCCACGGGTTACGTGATCGAGTTCACTTCGTGGGCAACGTGCCCCACAAGGACCTCGTAGCGACGTACCATGAGGCCGACATTGTGGTGAATCCGTCACTCAGCGAGAGCTTCGGAATATCGGTCGTGGAGGGCATGGCCTGCGGGATACCGGTGGTGGGAACGCGCGTGGGCGGGATGTGTGAATCCATTCTAGCTGGCAGCACCGGGATGCTGGTCGAAGTCGATGCTCCTGGCGAGCTCGCTCAGGCATTGATCACGATGCTGGAGGATACGGTCCGGGCAAGCGAAATGGGAAGCGAAGGGCGCAATCGTGCCGTCGAGCTGTATTCGTGGGAGGCGCGCGCAGAACGGCTCAAGTCCGTCTATCAGAAACTGCGCCCAGGCACGCCGGTCCATGTTTCCACAAAGATCGTGAGCCATTGA
- a CDS encoding PIG-L deacetylase family protein, whose product MWTIRRTFSTMLDSQLRLRLRPFEIGDWSASAVIVAPHPDDETLGCGGVAAKKIASGAQVRFVFVTDGAASHRHLMHPETLRATREAEAIEAVHRLGASSESVTFLRLPDGAANHHVHEITDAVVSMLNSWRPQSVFVNHAKDPTSDHVAVNAAVRAALRAYGRPVTVFEYPVWYWYHWPWTSLWGDLPNMWRVTLRQTIKTAAGLRAPSTLNSLAYVGDVIGVKREALAAHASQMQRLENQDEWRTLSDLSGGDFVGRLLADYEMFTRYEINI is encoded by the coding sequence ATGTGGACCATTAGGCGGACCTTCAGCACCATGCTTGATAGTCAATTGCGACTGCGACTTAGGCCGTTTGAGATAGGCGACTGGTCAGCGTCGGCTGTCATTGTTGCGCCCCATCCGGATGACGAGACGCTGGGTTGCGGTGGCGTTGCGGCCAAAAAGATTGCCTCGGGCGCCCAGGTCCGTTTTGTTTTCGTCACCGATGGCGCCGCGTCTCATCGCCACCTTATGCATCCTGAAACCTTGCGGGCGACACGCGAGGCCGAAGCCATAGAAGCAGTTCATCGTCTGGGCGCATCATCCGAAAGTGTTACATTCTTACGCCTTCCAGACGGGGCGGCCAATCATCACGTTCATGAGATAACAGATGCGGTCGTGTCGATGCTCAACTCATGGCGGCCGCAGAGCGTTTTCGTGAACCATGCAAAGGATCCGACTTCCGATCATGTCGCCGTCAATGCAGCAGTTCGCGCGGCGCTTCGTGCCTATGGTCGCCCTGTCACGGTATTCGAGTATCCAGTCTGGTATTGGTACCATTGGCCATGGACAAGTCTGTGGGGCGATTTGCCGAATATGTGGCGTGTTACTTTGCGGCAGACGATCAAGACGGCGGCAGGGCTGCGGGCGCCGTCCACGCTCAATAGCCTCGCCTATGTTGGCGATGTTATCGGCGTAAAGCGTGAAGCGCTGGCGGCGCATGCGTCGCAGATGCAGCGCCTGGAGAACCAAGATGAATGGCGGACGCTGTCGGACTTGTCGGGGGGAGATTTCGTCGGGCGGTTGCTGGCCGACTACGAAATGTTCACACGCTACGAAATCAACATTTAG